A region of Oceanicoccus sp. KOV_DT_Chl DNA encodes the following proteins:
- a CDS encoding TIGR03619 family F420-dependent LLM class oxidoreductase has product MKYNYHHGMCPADQYVPLSIGAEERGFDGVTMPESICYPKEATSQYPYNADGSREFLESVPFIEPLLLSAHLAAVTTKLTFTTSVVKLAIRQPAIAAKQLSSLAVLSNNRFKFGVGISPWEEDFEIAQIPWAKRGKRMDEMVEIIRGLMGGDYFGYKGEIFDMPEIKLCPVPSQPVPFLIGGHSKPALKRAALLGDGWIAAGADLATTKSYIDEINTLRKEFGRDHLPFEMSAMGAEAFSADGIRQLEDIGVTEVTVGFRNVYEQEPDDKSVAEKLAMMDWYANEVIAKV; this is encoded by the coding sequence ATGAAATACAATTATCACCACGGGATGTGCCCGGCAGATCAATATGTGCCTCTCAGTATTGGCGCTGAAGAGCGCGGATTTGATGGCGTTACCATGCCGGAAAGTATTTGCTATCCAAAAGAAGCGACGTCGCAATACCCGTACAATGCTGACGGTAGTCGTGAGTTCTTGGAGTCAGTACCCTTTATCGAACCGCTGTTATTGTCAGCACATTTGGCGGCGGTAACCACCAAGTTGACATTCACAACATCGGTGGTGAAATTGGCGATCCGTCAGCCAGCCATTGCAGCGAAGCAATTATCCAGTTTGGCGGTGCTCAGTAACAATCGGTTTAAATTTGGTGTGGGGATTAGTCCGTGGGAAGAGGATTTTGAGATCGCACAAATTCCCTGGGCCAAGCGTGGCAAGCGCATGGACGAAATGGTTGAAATTATTCGCGGCTTAATGGGTGGAGACTATTTTGGCTATAAAGGCGAGATTTTTGATATGCCTGAAATAAAACTCTGCCCCGTCCCTTCTCAACCAGTGCCTTTTTTGATTGGCGGTCATTCGAAGCCCGCTTTGAAAAGAGCGGCATTATTAGGGGATGGCTGGATTGCGGCCGGTGCGGATTTGGCGACTACCAAATCTTATATCGACGAAATTAATACCCTGCGCAAAGAGTTTGGTCGCGATCATCTTCCTTTTGAAATGTCGGCGATGGGGGCCGAGGCCTTCAGTGCTGACGGTATCAGGCAGCTAGAGGATATCGGGGTTACGGAAGTTACAGTGGGTTTCCGCAATGTTTATGAACAGGAACCTGATGATAAAAGTGTGGCAGAGAAACTGGCGATGATGGATTGGTATGCTAACGAAGTGATTGCAAAGGTATAG
- a CDS encoding YebG family protein: protein MAVVAIWQCDRDGSMFEDKKEADAYDKMLELAEQFTQLLESQIKGVDEKSAEAFGLLLAKNKELVAQACKGRPDVLEQILSPTSVTNIEQAKAS, encoded by the coding sequence ATGGCTGTAGTAGCAATATGGCAGTGTGATCGGGATGGCTCTATGTTTGAAGATAAAAAAGAGGCAGATGCCTACGATAAAATGCTTGAATTGGCTGAGCAGTTTACTCAGTTATTGGAAAGCCAGATCAAGGGCGTGGATGAAAAATCGGCTGAAGCCTTTGGTTTATTGCTGGCTAAAAATAAAGAGCTAGTGGCTCAGGCCTGTAAAGGCCGCCCCGATGTGCTGGAGCAAATTTTAAGCCCTACCTCTGTGACTAATATAGAACAAGCTAAAGCGAGCTAG
- a CDS encoding aminoacyl-tRNA deacylase, with the protein MSGQLLIEYLDRQKANYRLDRHPVAYTALETAQASHTQGQNFAKVVMIKVDGELAMMVLPAHYHVAPDVLQAVLSVDKVVLATENEFARRFPRCELGAMPPFGHLFGLDTYMVPVFDRQQEIAFNAGNHSELIRMPMTEYQRLAAVTEVPWGVFPPPKTAKSRSRRSQLSA; encoded by the coding sequence ATGTCGGGACAATTACTGATCGAGTATTTGGATAGGCAAAAAGCAAATTACCGGCTTGATCGACATCCAGTAGCCTATACTGCGCTGGAAACAGCCCAGGCCAGTCACACTCAGGGCCAAAATTTTGCCAAGGTAGTAATGATAAAAGTTGATGGCGAGCTAGCGATGATGGTGTTGCCTGCGCATTATCATGTGGCGCCGGATGTACTTCAGGCCGTGCTGTCCGTTGATAAAGTGGTGCTGGCGACTGAAAATGAATTTGCCCGTCGTTTTCCACGCTGCGAGCTGGGTGCCATGCCTCCCTTTGGACATTTGTTCGGCTTGGATACTTATATGGTGCCGGTGTTTGATCGCCAGCAAGAGATTGCCTTTAATGCAGGTAATCATTCGGAATTAATTCGTATGCCAATGACTGAGTATCAACGCTTGGCCGCCGTTACTGAAGTCCCCTGGGGGGTATTTCCGCCGCCCAAAACAGCAAAATCCCGGTCTCGCCGGTCTCAGCTCTCCGCCTGA
- a CDS encoding LLM class F420-dependent oxidoreductase produces the protein MKIGLHQGYWQKQPTDRFIELAQKAEQLGFNSVFTAEAYGSDCFTPLAAIAAHTDKIRLCTGVMQISARTPVCAAMSALTLDHISNGRLALGVGVSGPQVVEGWYGEQFKRPLQRTKEWQDIFNQVIAREQGVTLDGAQYHLPYNGPDSLNLGKPLKSITHPLRKKIPLFLGAEGPKNIALAAEQFDGWLPIFVSPYRMDIFDDSLKNKKDDFEIIAMVNVIVNENLEEALMPGKMTMALYLGGMGAKEDNFHKNLMGRMGFGDAAQQVQDLWMSGDQMGAINAVPDALVDEISLVGPKDRIRERITDWKNSPVTELLMGHAGNYDDTVSNMEFLAEAVL, from the coding sequence ATGAAAATTGGTTTACATCAAGGGTATTGGCAGAAACAACCGACTGATCGCTTTATTGAATTAGCACAAAAAGCCGAGCAGCTAGGGTTTAATTCTGTATTCACCGCGGAAGCTTATGGTTCAGATTGTTTTACGCCATTGGCCGCGATAGCAGCCCATACGGATAAAATTCGTTTATGCACCGGGGTTATGCAGATCTCGGCGCGGACACCGGTTTGCGCGGCCATGTCGGCACTGACTTTAGATCATATTAGTAACGGCAGGCTGGCGCTGGGTGTGGGTGTTTCTGGCCCGCAAGTGGTGGAAGGCTGGTATGGCGAGCAATTTAAACGACCATTACAGCGCACCAAGGAGTGGCAGGATATTTTTAATCAGGTTATTGCCCGCGAACAAGGCGTCACGCTGGATGGCGCGCAGTACCACCTTCCTTATAACGGCCCTGACAGTTTGAATTTGGGTAAGCCACTTAAAAGCATTACTCATCCACTACGAAAAAAAATCCCCTTATTTTTGGGTGCTGAAGGGCCAAAAAATATAGCCTTGGCTGCGGAGCAGTTTGACGGCTGGCTTCCGATTTTTGTCTCACCCTACCGAATGGATATTTTTGATGACAGTTTAAAAAATAAAAAAGATGATTTTGAAATCATCGCCATGGTGAATGTGATTGTGAACGAGAACCTGGAAGAAGCGCTGATGCCAGGAAAAATGACGATGGCATTATACTTGGGTGGCATGGGTGCGAAAGAAGACAATTTTCATAAAAATTTAATGGGTCGTATGGGGTTTGGTGATGCCGCTCAGCAAGTACAGGACTTGTGGATGAGTGGTGATCAGATGGGCGCGATTAATGCGGTGCCAGATGCCTTGGTTGATGAGATTTCATTGGTCGGGCCTAAAGATAGAATTCGCGAACGTATAACTGATTGGAAAAACTCCCCAGTAACCGAATTATTGATGGGCCATGCAGGTAACTACGATGATACTGTTAGCAATATGGAATTTTTAGCCGAAGCAGTGTTGTAA
- a CDS encoding thiol-disulfide oxidoreductase DCC family protein, whose translation MTQRIIIFDGVCKFCHFAVNFIIQRDPNCQFVFAPMQSAAAKQLCQQYNIDNIDLNTLVLIQNDHCFIRSRAVFKICAQLTGAWGLLSIFSVLPQAITDLPYRFIARFRYRLWGRFDSCPLPSKATKKRFLDDS comes from the coding sequence ATGACCCAGCGCATTATTATTTTTGACGGCGTGTGTAAATTCTGCCACTTTGCGGTGAATTTCATTATTCAGCGCGACCCTAATTGTCAGTTTGTTTTTGCTCCCATGCAATCAGCAGCCGCCAAACAACTCTGCCAACAATATAACATTGATAACATCGATTTAAATACACTGGTTTTAATTCAAAACGATCATTGTTTTATTCGCAGTCGCGCGGTTTTTAAAATATGCGCGCAGCTGACTGGCGCCTGGGGATTGTTATCAATTTTTTCTGTACTGCCACAAGCCATCACCGATCTACCCTATCGTTTTATTGCTCGCTTCCGCTACCGACTCTGGGGTCGGTTTGATAGCTGCCCGCTACCATCCAAAGCTACAAAAAAACGCTTTCTAGACGATAGTTAA
- a CDS encoding TRAP transporter substrate-binding protein, which yields MFHQRPYRFIRNFIVPSILGLCLLFSGCEQQQAPANQAKIVAITVPGTPWYDSWMTLQQRLDQIPGTPLKPVFYISGQLGSEESTLSQLRRGRVHIGGFSLQGASSIVPELGLLLAPYLFDSLAEVDFVMDHYLSDTFSDMFAQQGLVLLGWAEVGWTNVYSRDPILTPADSAHKKLRSSNALSSQLFVQAIGADMVPLPFPDIMPSLQTGLIDGGESGSIFYALAGIPKEAPHLTLTRHAFDTGMFLANKAWFDQLTEERRQALRRSLPTLDELRQSVRNAEATLLADPQSHNVTIHKLNAAQRQQWRQATAKNHDLLIEKIGGNSATIYQLLMQGKRDFTQRQSP from the coding sequence ATGTTTCACCAACGCCCTTACCGATTTATCCGCAACTTCATAGTACCGTCCATCCTTGGACTCTGCCTGTTATTCAGTGGCTGTGAGCAACAACAAGCACCCGCAAATCAGGCCAAAATTGTTGCAATCACCGTACCGGGTACGCCGTGGTACGACAGTTGGATGACCCTACAGCAGCGCTTGGACCAAATACCCGGCACCCCACTCAAGCCAGTGTTCTATATTTCAGGTCAGTTAGGCAGCGAAGAGAGTACGCTCTCCCAACTGCGCCGCGGTCGAGTACATATTGGCGGCTTCTCACTGCAAGGCGCCTCGTCCATCGTGCCAGAATTAGGCTTATTGCTAGCACCTTATTTATTCGACTCTTTAGCCGAGGTGGACTTTGTGATGGATCACTATCTTAGCGACACCTTTAGCGACATGTTTGCGCAACAAGGTTTAGTCCTATTAGGCTGGGCTGAAGTGGGCTGGACCAATGTCTATAGTCGCGACCCCATTCTCACACCTGCTGATAGCGCTCATAAAAAACTTCGCTCCAGCAACGCGCTCTCCTCACAACTTTTTGTGCAGGCCATTGGCGCTGATATGGTGCCACTACCCTTCCCGGATATTATGCCGTCATTACAAACCGGTTTAATTGATGGCGGCGAGAGTGGCAGTATTTTTTATGCACTGGCTGGGATACCGAAAGAGGCGCCCCACCTCACCTTGACTCGACACGCCTTTGATACCGGCATGTTTCTCGCCAATAAAGCCTGGTTCGATCAACTGACCGAAGAGCGGCGACAAGCATTACGTCGCAGCCTGCCAACTCTGGATGAACTGAGACAATCCGTGCGCAATGCCGAAGCGACATTACTGGCTGACCCGCAAAGTCATAACGTCACTATCCACAAACTAAACGCCGCTCAACGCCAGCAATGGCGTCAAGCCACCGCCAAAAATCATGATTTATTAATTGAAAAAATAGGCGGCAACTCCGCAACAATATATCAGCTACTGATGCAAGGAAAACGGGACTTTACTCAGCGGCAATCGCCATGA
- a CDS encoding GntR family transcriptional regulator, with product MDFIIDKLFTQHELSSLRGEAPTPLYYQMYTLLKNRILDGSIAHGTQMPTEQQLAEAFNVSRITAKRAMDELAAEELVERRRGKGTHVTHHYDPEPVHAPLTGMLEKLASMGRDTKVRVLDIGMLVPPGDIRVELGLDGDDKAHRVIRVRSAEDGEPFAHYISWTVGLERGFSMKDLETRVRYDVMKENGFEVTRIDQSMTAVPAQEFVANELDMKVGEPVLKLTRRSYTEAGRLVDILYCHYNPKRFHYRMSISMDDYRG from the coding sequence ATGGATTTCATCATTGATAAATTATTTACCCAGCATGAATTGAGTTCATTGCGCGGCGAAGCGCCGACGCCGCTTTACTATCAGATGTACACGCTGCTAAAAAATCGAATTTTGGATGGTTCTATCGCCCACGGCACGCAAATGCCGACCGAGCAGCAATTAGCGGAAGCGTTTAACGTTTCGCGGATTACCGCCAAGCGCGCCATGGATGAATTGGCGGCTGAAGAACTGGTGGAGCGTAGACGGGGTAAGGGTACTCACGTGACCCATCATTATGACCCTGAACCGGTACACGCGCCGTTAACCGGAATGCTGGAGAAATTGGCTAGCATGGGGCGCGATACCAAGGTGCGGGTGTTGGATATTGGTATGTTGGTGCCGCCTGGTGATATTCGAGTGGAGTTAGGTTTAGACGGAGATGATAAGGCGCATCGGGTTATTCGTGTTCGCAGTGCTGAAGATGGTGAACCTTTCGCGCATTACATTAGCTGGACTGTTGGCCTTGAGCGCGGATTCAGTATGAAGGATTTGGAGACCCGAGTTCGTTATGACGTGATGAAAGAGAATGGTTTTGAAGTCACGCGCATTGACCAAAGTATGACGGCAGTCCCCGCGCAGGAATTTGTTGCCAACGAATTGGATATGAAAGTGGGGGAGCCGGTATTAAAGTTAACACGCCGATCTTATACCGAGGCTGGTCGTTTAGTGGATATTTTGTATTGCCATTACAACCCCAAACGATTCCACTACCGTATGTCAATTAGCATGGATGATTATCGCGGTTAG
- a CDS encoding TonB-dependent receptor: MRKSNTVLAAAMALTSIGYTGTALAQIQNQAFATLEEIIVTANRRQEMLQDVPMSISAFNENFFKDAGVTDFKSLENYAASLKIVSNTSSRDTSIRIRGIGSAGSNAGIDPSVGVFIDGVYQGRAGMSLGDFMDIERVEVLRGPQGTLYGKNTAAGAISIISKAPVGDFEGSAEVVVGNYDNVETRGMLNVPLNDSGSAIRISAYKVERDGFDENIAADAPQKELNNADKWGIKARALFETEKMGSFTLSVDKSKDTSICCAPDIISYDGSSNLNLSFADLSTVGIPIPDADPYDRKLYADREYTNEVDVEGVSLEWVKDLDNDFILTWINAYRTYDSYSAFDADFSYYDAGAGTTDVDHEQRSSEFRVASPEGETIDYQVGVYYYYSEMDTVGTISMLSDASQAALNTGNVLSGFYNLGGDPPVFLDVSGISPSFFDPVTGTAVNTDTNTHTTTNYAAFGQATWNVSDTFTATLGLRYTYEKKEREGSQITDPAPSTSAGPFGPDIRTDESKSGENVSPTLTFRYYPTEDGRLMYYANIARGFKSGGFNQQRTASPEDNYFDDETSTNYELGWKGTYLDSRLQFNGSIFFVDYEDFQAQSFDGASIAVRNAGSLESYGVELDLQYVPTINWSLAGLWVIPRPSTRSSKALNVQLRSHVPSTMRRLPVCHLLIFCSVGSSFQSGVPRIWKDKSWIARQN; this comes from the coding sequence GTGCGAAAATCAAATACCGTTCTTGCGGCAGCTATGGCGCTTACCAGTATCGGTTACACCGGCACCGCCTTGGCGCAAATTCAAAATCAAGCTTTTGCCACGTTGGAAGAGATTATTGTTACCGCGAACCGCCGGCAAGAAATGTTGCAAGACGTGCCGATGTCAATTTCGGCGTTTAATGAAAACTTCTTTAAAGATGCCGGCGTCACCGATTTTAAATCGCTAGAAAATTACGCAGCGAGCTTAAAAATTGTTTCCAATACCAGTAGCCGCGATACCTCTATCCGTATTCGTGGCATTGGTTCTGCCGGCTCTAATGCAGGTATTGACCCCAGTGTGGGGGTGTTTATTGATGGTGTCTATCAGGGCCGGGCAGGTATGAGTCTCGGTGACTTTATGGATATCGAACGAGTGGAAGTTTTACGGGGGCCTCAGGGTACCTTATACGGTAAGAATACTGCTGCGGGTGCTATCAGTATTATTTCCAAGGCGCCGGTAGGTGATTTTGAGGGTTCGGCTGAAGTAGTCGTTGGCAACTATGACAATGTTGAGACGCGCGGCATGCTAAACGTGCCACTTAATGATAGTGGCAGCGCAATAAGAATTTCAGCATATAAAGTAGAGCGCGATGGCTTTGATGAGAACATTGCTGCGGATGCGCCACAAAAAGAATTAAACAATGCAGATAAATGGGGTATCAAAGCTCGGGCTTTATTTGAAACCGAAAAAATGGGTTCATTTACGTTATCGGTAGATAAGTCTAAAGATACTTCAATTTGCTGTGCGCCAGATATTATTAGTTATGATGGATCATCCAATTTAAATTTAAGCTTTGCGGATTTGTCGACAGTAGGCATACCGATCCCTGATGCCGATCCTTATGATAGAAAGTTATACGCTGATCGAGAGTACACCAATGAGGTTGATGTCGAAGGCGTGTCGCTAGAGTGGGTCAAGGATTTGGATAATGATTTTATCTTGACCTGGATTAATGCGTATCGGACTTATGACTCCTACTCTGCATTCGATGCTGATTTTTCTTATTATGATGCGGGGGCCGGCACTACGGATGTAGATCATGAACAACGCTCATCGGAATTTAGGGTGGCTTCGCCTGAGGGCGAGACCATTGATTATCAAGTCGGTGTTTACTACTACTACTCGGAGATGGATACCGTAGGTACAATTTCCATGTTATCCGATGCCTCTCAGGCGGCTCTCAATACCGGTAATGTGCTAAGTGGTTTTTACAATCTTGGTGGTGATCCACCGGTTTTCCTGGATGTCAGTGGTATTTCGCCGTCGTTTTTTGACCCGGTTACTGGTACTGCTGTTAATACCGATACCAATACCCATACCACCACCAATTATGCGGCATTTGGTCAGGCTACCTGGAATGTCAGCGATACGTTTACTGCAACCTTGGGCCTTCGCTACACCTATGAGAAGAAAGAGCGTGAAGGGAGTCAGATAACTGACCCGGCGCCGTCCACGAGTGCGGGGCCATTTGGACCTGATATCAGGACTGATGAAAGTAAGTCGGGTGAAAACGTGTCTCCTACTTTAACTTTTCGTTACTACCCTACTGAGGATGGGCGGTTAATGTATTACGCCAATATAGCTCGTGGTTTCAAGTCGGGCGGATTTAACCAGCAGCGTACCGCAAGCCCGGAGGACAATTATTTTGACGATGAAACCTCAACTAACTATGAGCTGGGCTGGAAAGGTACCTACTTGGATAGCCGCCTACAATTTAACGGCTCGATATTCTTTGTGGACTATGAGGATTTCCAGGCGCAGTCTTTTGATGGCGCCTCTATTGCGGTGCGCAATGCCGGTAGTCTTGAAAGCTATGGTGTGGAATTGGATTTGCAATATGTACCGACGATAAACTGGTCACTGGCGGGTCTCTGGGTTATACCAAGGCCGAGTACAAGGAGTTCAAAGGCGCTGAATGTACAGTTGCGCAGTCACGTGCCGAGTACAATGAGGCGATTGCCGGTTTGTCACCTTTTGATATTCTGCTCAGTGGGCAGCTCTTTCCAGTCGGGTGTACCCAGGATCTGGAAGGACAAGAGCTGGATAGCTCGCCAGAATTGA
- a CDS encoding TonB-dependent receptor, producing MTVSTFSQYEDFSDLLGGNMWFARLEYIYTDSFFLAQDLDPNLENDATNMFNLRLGLRDNDGAWEATLWARNLTDEESYVAGLDVPVHSGYAVFNAPPRTYGLSLRYNF from the coding sequence TTGACCGTCAGTACTTTCTCGCAATATGAGGATTTTTCCGACCTTTTGGGCGGCAATATGTGGTTTGCCCGGTTGGAGTATATATATACCGACTCCTTCTTTTTAGCCCAGGATTTAGATCCTAACCTGGAAAATGACGCGACCAATATGTTCAATTTACGGTTGGGGTTACGTGATAACGATGGTGCTTGGGAGGCCACGCTGTGGGCAAGAAACCTGACGGATGAAGAATCTTACGTGGCGGGTTTGGATGTGCCGGTTCACAGTGGTTATGCAGTTTTTAATGCGCCACCCAGAACCTATGGCCTCAGTCTTCGCTATAATTTCTAG
- a CDS encoding NAD(P)/FAD-dependent oxidoreductase yields the protein MTTTQPVIVAGAGPAGSLLALYLAQHDIPVILLEKEDSLPIDLRASTFHPPSLEMLDKLGVTEKLIAKGLVVDKYQYRDRRTGEVAEFDMSIIADETAFPFRLQLEQYEMTIIVGEMLKDYPHVQVRFGCKVVDSSQTDDLVSVDIETPAGKETLTTPFLIGCDGASSNVRKSAGIGYGGFTYDEKFLVVSTDFPFEQVFDNLSYVNYVSDPEEWCVILRTEKKWRVLWPTTSDITDETYLSDDYIQARLQHLYAKDGEYDIGHRTLYNVHQRVSEIYYNGRIVLAGDSCHINNPLGGMGMNGGLHDADNLAEKLVAIINDGADHIEKFKHYDRQRRELAVKFVQEHTISNKKLMESTETEVQIARQKMLMETAADPIKSKAFVMERAMLNCVRDSLAVE from the coding sequence ATGACGACTACTCAACCAGTAATTGTGGCCGGCGCGGGTCCTGCGGGATCGTTGTTGGCGCTTTATCTAGCACAGCACGATATTCCGGTTATATTGCTGGAAAAAGAAGATAGCTTGCCTATCGATTTACGCGCTTCCACGTTTCATCCGCCCTCATTGGAAATGCTGGATAAATTAGGCGTGACAGAAAAGCTGATTGCCAAGGGGCTAGTGGTTGATAAATACCAGTATCGTGATCGTCGCACCGGTGAAGTCGCAGAATTCGATATGTCGATTATCGCTGACGAAACGGCGTTTCCATTCCGTTTGCAGTTAGAGCAATACGAGATGACGATTATTGTGGGCGAAATGTTGAAAGACTATCCCCATGTGCAAGTTCGATTTGGCTGCAAAGTTGTTGATAGTAGCCAGACCGATGATCTGGTCAGTGTTGACATTGAAACGCCTGCGGGTAAAGAGACATTGACCACGCCGTTTTTAATTGGCTGTGATGGTGCTTCCAGCAATGTACGTAAATCAGCAGGTATTGGTTACGGTGGTTTTACCTACGATGAAAAGTTTTTAGTGGTCAGTACTGACTTCCCGTTCGAACAAGTGTTCGATAATTTGTCTTATGTAAATTACGTCTCTGATCCGGAAGAGTGGTGCGTTATTCTGCGGACAGAGAAAAAATGGCGAGTGCTGTGGCCAACGACATCCGATATTACAGATGAAACGTATTTGTCTGACGACTATATTCAGGCGCGCTTGCAGCATCTTTATGCTAAAGATGGCGAGTATGATATAGGTCATCGCACGCTCTACAATGTGCATCAGCGAGTGTCAGAAATTTATTACAATGGCCGTATTGTATTGGCGGGTGACTCATGCCATATCAATAATCCTTTGGGTGGCATGGGGATGAATGGCGGCTTGCATGATGCCGATAATTTAGCTGAAAAATTGGTGGCAATCATTAACGATGGTGCTGATCATATTGAGAAATTTAAACACTACGACCGGCAGCGTCGTGAGTTGGCGGTTAAGTTTGTTCAGGAGCATACCATTAGCAATAAAAAGTTAATGGAATCAACGGAAACCGAAGTACAAATAGCACGGCAAAAAATGTTGATGGAAACGGCGGCAGACCCGATAAAATCGAAAGCGTTTGTAATGGAGAGAGCCATGTTGAATTGTGTGCGTGATAGCTTGGCAGTGGAATAA
- a CDS encoding MFS transporter, whose translation MNKNLLGIYLVTSLSMAGVFTISPALPAIGLALEISKAEISYLITAFTLGTVLVAPFVGLIADKVGRKKLLVPSLYLFGIAGFCCGLTDSFGWLLFWRFLQGVGSSALGTLSSTMITDIYSGPDRVRYFGYNMSVNSIGMVVFPLLGGALVVFSWRYPFMVSVIAIPIAVYNQIFLRYTEHLTELNTRQYMQNFLRSLTDRRVMLAAYLNFTCFIMMGGAFLTFYALFITENFSAEIIFAGVHLPRELVIGFAMSLFSVMVGLVAFRLGAIHARFGFNRVLAFAFLSYSGAFFLFQSTSHLFYVLLACAWLGLGHGLAAPSLMALHTRLAPAGMTASYLTLNSLVFRLGQTVGPMLMAMVLNGYGLNAVFMVAALIALPAVVVAWSAGWAK comes from the coding sequence TTGAATAAAAATTTGCTGGGTATTTATCTGGTTACGTCACTGTCGATGGCAGGAGTCTTTACTATCTCTCCCGCTTTACCGGCTATTGGCTTGGCGCTAGAAATTAGTAAAGCGGAAATTAGTTATTTGATAACAGCGTTTACTTTGGGGACAGTGCTAGTCGCCCCTTTTGTGGGTTTGATTGCAGATAAGGTGGGTCGTAAAAAATTATTGGTACCTTCGCTCTATCTATTTGGTATCGCTGGCTTCTGTTGCGGTTTAACAGATTCCTTTGGTTGGTTATTATTTTGGCGATTTCTGCAAGGTGTGGGGTCTTCGGCATTGGGCACCTTGAGCAGTACCATGATAACGGATATCTATAGCGGACCTGATCGGGTGCGATACTTTGGCTACAATATGTCGGTCAATAGTATTGGAATGGTGGTGTTTCCGTTGCTCGGTGGCGCGCTAGTGGTATTCAGTTGGCGCTATCCATTTATGGTGAGCGTGATTGCCATTCCCATAGCGGTCTATAATCAAATTTTTCTGCGCTATACCGAACACCTCACAGAATTAAACACCAGGCAATACATGCAAAACTTTTTGCGCTCGCTGACTGATAGACGGGTTATGTTGGCTGCATATTTGAACTTCACTTGTTTTATAATGATGGGCGGTGCATTCCTGACATTCTATGCTCTGTTTATCACTGAAAACTTTTCTGCTGAAATAATTTTTGCTGGCGTGCATTTGCCTAGAGAATTGGTTATTGGTTTTGCAATGTCATTGTTTTCAGTGATGGTGGGGTTGGTGGCTTTTCGCCTGGGTGCCATTCATGCCCGGTTTGGCTTTAACCGGGTATTGGCATTCGCCTTTTTATCTTACAGCGGTGCCTTTTTCCTTTTTCAATCGACATCGCATCTATTCTATGTGTTGTTGGCCTGTGCGTGGTTGGGGTTAGGACATGGCTTGGCTGCGCCTTCTTTAATGGCTTTGCATACCCGCTTGGCGCCAGCGGGTATGACGGCATCTTATTTAACTTTAAACAGTTTGGTATTTAGGCTTGGGCAAACGGTGGGGCCTATGTTGATGGCAATGGTATTAAATGGCTACGGATTGAATGCGGTGTTTATGGTGGCAGCGTTGATTGCATTGCCGGCTGTAGTCGTCGCTTGGAGTGCAGGGTGGGCGAAGTAA